A single window of Haliotis asinina isolate JCU_RB_2024 chromosome 5, JCU_Hal_asi_v2, whole genome shotgun sequence DNA harbors:
- the LOC137283287 gene encoding protein chibby homolog 1-like isoform X1, which yields MQMPLFGNKFSPKKTPPRRAQSLSNLHLDATQSRAEFGLDYGPIKVNLGGSEVAFENGVWIPESGAGGASHKEVSRLRKQSQQLQEENNLLKFKIDILLDMLAETSAMSHFHENELKQLREMKSKKR from the exons ATGCAG ATGCCACTATTTGGAAATAAGTTCTCCCCCAAGAAGACACCACCCAGACGGGCCCAGTCCTTGTCTAACCTTCACCTTGATGCCACACAATCAAGGGCAGAGTTTGGCCTTGACTATGGTCCAATCAAGGTCAATCTGGgtggcagtgaggtagcctttGAGAATGGTGTATGGATTCCTG agaGTGGCGCTGGTGGAGCCAGCCACAAGGAGGTGAGTCGGCTGCGGAAGCAGAGCCAACAGCTACAGGAAGAGAACAACCTCCTGAAGTTTAAGATTGACATCCTCCTGGACATG CTTGCAGAAACATCAGCCATGTCTCACTTCCACGAAAATGAACTGAAACAACTGAGGGAGATGAAGTCGAAGAAGAGATGA
- the LOC137283287 gene encoding protein chibby homolog 1-like isoform X2: MPLFGNKFSPKKTPPRRAQSLSNLHLDATQSRAEFGLDYGPIKVNLGGSEVAFENGVWIPESGAGGASHKEVSRLRKQSQQLQEENNLLKFKIDILLDMLAETSAMSHFHENELKQLREMKSKKR; the protein is encoded by the exons ATGCCACTATTTGGAAATAAGTTCTCCCCCAAGAAGACACCACCCAGACGGGCCCAGTCCTTGTCTAACCTTCACCTTGATGCCACACAATCAAGGGCAGAGTTTGGCCTTGACTATGGTCCAATCAAGGTCAATCTGGgtggcagtgaggtagcctttGAGAATGGTGTATGGATTCCTG agaGTGGCGCTGGTGGAGCCAGCCACAAGGAGGTGAGTCGGCTGCGGAAGCAGAGCCAACAGCTACAGGAAGAGAACAACCTCCTGAAGTTTAAGATTGACATCCTCCTGGACATG CTTGCAGAAACATCAGCCATGTCTCACTTCCACGAAAATGAACTGAAACAACTGAGGGAGATGAAGTCGAAGAAGAGATGA
- the LOC137284748 gene encoding uncharacterized protein, producing the protein MNSYTQALDLVIRFPLNFDIWAPPRQRPTGRYMTILEPLSELPTPSTSLPAPLSTPILRDAPHFVDISLDDDTPTQSPVRVFLSRVSGFLRRVFHVKMDA; encoded by the exons ATGAACTCCTACACCCAAG CTCTTGACCTTGTGATCAGGTTCCCTTTGAACTTTGACATCTGGGCCCCTCCTCGTCAA CGTCCTACTGGGAGATACATGACCATCCTTGAACCCCTGTCTGAGCTGCCCACCCCTTCCACCTCTCTCCCTGCCCCACTCTCTACCCCTATCCTCCGTGATGCCCCCCACTTCGTGGATATCAGCCTGGATGATGATACTCCAACCCAGTCCCCAGTTCGAGTTTTTCTGTCACGTGTGTCTGGATTCTTGAGAAGAGTGTTCCAtgtcaagatggacgcttag
- the LOC137283434 gene encoding uncharacterized protein: MNSYTQALDLVIRFPLNFDIWAPPRQRPTGRYMTILEPLSELPTPPTSLPAPLSTPILRDAPHFVDISLDDDTPTQSPVRVFLSCVSGFLRRVFHVKMDA, from the exons ATGAACTCCTACACTCAAG CTCTTGACCTTGTGATCAGGTTCCCTTTGAACTTTGACATCTGGGCCCCTCCTCGTCAA CGTCCTACTGGGAGATACATGACCATCCTTGAACCCCTGTCTGAGCTGCCCACCCCTCCCACCTCTCTCCCTGCCCCACTCTCTACCCCTATCCTCCGTGATGCCCCCCACTTCGTGGATATCAGCCTGGATGATGATACTCCAACCCAGTCCCCAGTTCGAGTCTTTCTGTCATGTGTGTCTGGATTCTTGAGAAGAGTGTTCCAtgtcaagatggacgcttag